A single region of the Lycium barbarum isolate Lr01 chromosome 2, ASM1917538v2, whole genome shotgun sequence genome encodes:
- the LOC132628576 gene encoding uncharacterized protein LOC132628576, with protein sequence MAERHRLLESENATAKEKLRVMEQKAEDRARISDELKSNFEEESEANDILKAELESVTQAQRILDEEWSELVAKLAKVEVDLEESLKNLEAAEAHTMIAVAYERWKSRRATLEQAQQGFGDLLTLILEARTIEEEDKKALNNESEDFERTKFRM encoded by the exons atggccgagaggcataggcTGCTTGAATCCGAGAATGCTACGGCCAAGGAGAAGTTGAGGGTAATGGAACAGAAAGCCGAGGATAGGGCTCGGATTAGCGACGAGCTTAAAAGCAATTTCGAGGAGGAATCCGAGGCTAATGACATTCTTAAGGCCGAGCTTGAGTCGGTTACTCAAGCTCAAAGAATACTCGACGAAGAATGGTCGGaattagtggctaaattggcCAAAGTTGAGGTCGACTTGGAGGAGTCTCTTAAGAATttggaggctgccgaggctcataccaTGATTGCGGTTGcatatgaacggtggaagtctcggagggctACCCTTGAACAAGCTCAACAAGGATTTGGGGACCTCCTGACTCTGATACTCGAAGCCAGAACAATCGAGGAGGAAGATAAGAAAGCCCTTAACAACGAGTCTGAGGATTTTGAGAGAACG aagtttcggatgtaA